The Gopherus evgoodei ecotype Sinaloan lineage chromosome 8, rGopEvg1_v1.p, whole genome shotgun sequence genome includes a region encoding these proteins:
- the LEPROT gene encoding leptin receptor gene-related protein — MAGVKALVGLSFSGAIGLTFLMLGCALEYYGVYWPLFVLIFYVLCPIPHFIAKRVSDDTDAASSACRELAYFFTTGIVVSAFGLPIILARVEAIKWGACGLVLAGNAVIFLTILGFFLVFGRGDDFSWEQW; from the exons CCCTTGTTGGTTTATCCTTCAGTGGAGCCATTGGTCTAACGTTTCTTATGTTGGGATGTGCCCTAGAATATTATGG CGTGTACTGGCCCCTGTTTGTCTTGATATTTTACGTCCTTTGTCCCATTCCTCACTTCATTGCAAAAAGAGTGAGTGATGACACTGATGCAGCTAGCAGTGCCTGCAGGGAATTGGCATATTTCTTCACAACTGGAATTGTTGTTTCTGCCTTTGGACTGCCTATAATCCTTGCACGTGTTGAAGCG ATCAAGTGGGGAGCCTGTGGTCTTGTGCTAGCTGGCAATGCAGTCATTTTTCTTACCATTTTAGGCTTTTTTCTTGTATTTGGTAGAGGAGATGACTTTAGCTGGGAGCAGTGGTAG